A genomic region of Colletotrichum destructivum chromosome 5, complete sequence contains the following coding sequences:
- a CDS encoding Putative adenylate kinase/UMP-CMP kinase, P-loop containing nucleoside triphosphate hydrolase, protein MNTHSSPKRQKFCRALRPRFVLMFRENRSLLTILIGDNLRTWMQANRETPLAARIQEKLDHQGFLTSAELNPLLGLAIENAMPQDNLKGILIDGFPSCEEQLNSWAKWPFQEKLPLEGDPKPDVVLLLNVTRENAEARYLARGRGRNDSAEKFTRRFAESLEEGLPVERYYRQAGLLVDIDNNGTKEENIAGLQKTLRDSALWSSAVGDQDMKSSFIV, encoded by the exons ATGAACACCCACTCTTCTCCCAAAAGGCAAAAATTTTGCCGtgctcttcgtcctcggTTCGTCCTTATGTTCCGGGAAAATAGAAGCCTGCTCACTATCTTGATAGGAGACAACCTGCGCACGTGGATGCAAGCAAACCGTGAAACGCCTCTTGCGGCTCGGATccaggagaagctcgaccaCCAAGGGTTTCTCACGTCTGCAGAACTGAACCCCCTCCTGGGCCTTGCGATCGAGAATGCAATGCCACAGGACAACCTGAAGGGAATATTGATCGACGGCTTTCCAAGCTGTGAGGAGCAGCTCAACTCGTGGGCAAAGTGGCCCTTCCAGGAAAAGCTTCCTTTG GAGGGCGATCCGAAGCCCGATGTCGTCCTATTGCTCAACGTGACGAGAGAGAATGCAGAGGCGAGGTATCTCGCGCGAGGTCGCGGTCGCAACGACAGTGCAGAGAAGTTCACGAGGCGATTTGCTGAATCCCTAGAGGAGGGACTGCCTGTGGAACGATACTACCGGCAAGCAGGTCTACTAGTTGAC ATCGACAATAACGGTACCAAGGAAGAGAATATTGCGGGGCTTCAGAAGACGCTGAGAGACAGTGCTCTTTGGAGTAGTGCAGTTGGGGATCAGGATATGAAGTCTTCTTTCATTGTATGA
- a CDS encoding Putative aldolase-type TIM barrel: MGILTSFVQMALALVSTIPYFIWIIAVLGVAAAFLFRRGAETHHIRSPEAGTTEKSRSQVPDDPDTPVSVNYLLFRECNYACGFCFHTNTSGYILLLDDAKRGLRLLKEAGMRKLNIAGGEPFLHPKFLGELLGYCKEVLGLESVSIVSNGSKIQEKFLREHGRHLDILAISCDSFARETNRAIGRGENGQADGDHVAQVFRIAG, encoded by the coding sequence ATGGGAATCCTAACTTCCTTCGTCCAGATGGCCCTGGCGCTAGTCTCAACCATCCCGTATTTTATATGGATCATAGCGGTTCTGGGGGTCGCCGCAGCTTTTCTCttccgccgcggcgccgaaACACACCATATCCGCTCCCCGGAAGCGGGGACTACCGAGAAGTCAAGGTCGCAGGTGCCCGACGACCCAGACACGCCCGTCTCCGTGAACTACCTCCTGTTCCGCGAATGCAACTACGCCTGCGGGTTCTGCTTCCACACCAACACCTCGGGCTACATCCTCCTcttggacgacgccaagcgCGGCCTGCGCCTCCTCAAGGAGGCCGGTATGCGCAAGCTAAACATCGCCGGCGGAGAGCCGTTCCTGCACCCCAAGTTCCTAGGCGAGCTGCTAGGGTATTGCAAAGAAGTCCTGGGCCTGGAGAGTGTCAGCATCGTCAGCAACGGGAGCAAGATCCAGGAGAAGTTCCTCCGCGAGCACGGCCGGCACCTGGACATCCTGGCCATCTCGTGCGACTCATTTGCCCGAGAGACGAACCGGGCGATCGGGCGCGGGGAGAACGGCCAGGCTGACGGGGACCACGTGGCGCAGGTGTTTCGCATCGCCGGGTGA
- a CDS encoding Putative cytochrome P450 yields the protein MHDFMSSFTLPQLAGLLFGLWLLYAAQLGVRRLYFSPISHIPGPRLAALTQYYEFYYDIVLRGQYTFKIIEMHREYGPVVRISPWEVHVGDPEFFPELYTGPGRPREKWAFYTQQFGSPGKPSWVWCLSTELNATKESALATINHEHHRLRRSALNPFFSTQSVRKLQPVIEERVDALLGRLLDHGQRAKEPLDVMYPFSAFTNDVINQYSFARSDHLIEDRNFGKEVTDNLLMGTHLGPMIKHMNWALTLVNALPESFSGRFVPGWGGFLKMKNDIKDQIAEIKRTENTDKWQLDVSHPTIFHEMLSSRLLPPREKTVSRLGQDGQILVQGGTLTTSWTLSLAVFHLLNRPSTLRRLRDELFAAIPDRDAVVPLAELENLPYLRGVVKEALRLGFGTSSRLARICPDETLSYHDKERGRTLQLPPGTVIGMSTYKTQTDPKIYYDPFGFHPERWVEDGERLEKYLTVFCGGTRVCLGMALAQAELYLMLAKLFRRWGGGGVVGGSVKGDGRPGDVGVLRIFDTTVRDCEMAADYFIPIPYESSEGIRIVFDSLDSAAV from the exons ATGCATGATTTCATGTCGAGCTTCACCCTGCCTCAGCTTGCAGGGCTGCTTTTCGGTCTCTGGCTGCTTTATGCTGCCCAGCTCGGAGTCCGGCGACTCTACTTCAGCCCCATCTCGCACATTCCGGGCCCCAGGCTAGCGGCTCTGACGCAATACTACGAGTTCTACTATGACATCGTCCTGCGAGGGCAGTACACGTTCAAGATTATCGAGATGCATCGGGAATATGGACCCGTCGTGCGCATCAGCCCGTGGGAGGTCCACGTCGGCGACCCAGAGTTCTTTCCTGAGCTGTACACCGGGCCTGGCCGGCCTCGGGAGAAGTGGGCATTTTACACCCAGCAG TTTGGGTCTCCTGGTAAGCCATCATGGGTCTGGTGTCTGTCTACTGAGCTGAACGCGACAAAAGAAAGCGCACTAGCTACCATCAACCATGAGCATCACAGGCTGCGACGTTCAGCCTTGAACCCGTTCTTTTCAACGCAGTCGGTACGGAAGCTACAGCCCGTCATAGAGGAGCGAGTGGACGCGCTGCTGGGACGTCTGCTTGATCACGGCCAGCGGGCCAAGGAGCCCCTGGATGTGATGTATCCGTTCTCAGCTTTCACCAACG ATGTCATCAACCAGTACAGCTTTGCTCGGAGCGACCATCTCA TCGAGGACCGGAACTTCGGCAAAGAGGTCACTGACAACCTGCTCATGGGCACCCACCTGGGCCCGATGATCAAGCATATGAACTGGGCCCTCACGCTGGTCAACGCACTGCCCGAGTCCTTTTCGGGGCGTTTCGTTCCTG GGTGGGGCGGGTTCCTCAAGATGAAGAATGACATCAAGGATCAGATCGCCGAGATCAAAAGGACGGAGAATACGGACAAGTGGCAGCTTGACGTCAGCCACCCGACCATATTTCACGAGATGTTGTCGTCCAGACTCCTGCCGCCACGGGAGAAGACGGTGTCGCGGCTCGGGCAGGACGGGCAGATCCTGGTGCAGGGCGGCACGCTCACGACGTCGTGGACGCTGTCGCTCGCCGTGTTCCACCTCCTGAACCGGCCGTCGACGCTGCGCAGGCTCCGGGACGAGCTCTTCGCCGCGATCCCGGACCGTGATGCCGTCGTGCCGCTGGCGGAGCTGGAGAACCTGCCGTACCTCCGGGGCGTCGTGAAGGAGGCGCTGAGGCTCGGGTTCGGTACGAGTTCCCGGCTGGCGCGTATATGCCCGGACGAGACGCTGTCTTACCACGACAAAGAGCGCGGCCGCACGCTGCAACTCCCGCCGGGGACGGTCATCGGCATGAGCACGTACAAGACGCAGACGGACCCGAAAATCTACTACGACCCGTTCGGGTTCCACCCGGAGCGCTgggtcgaagacggcgagcgGCTCGAGAAGTACCTGACGGTGTTCTGCGGCGGTACGCGCGTCTGTCTCGGCATGGCGCTTGCGCAGGCCGAATTATATCTAATGCTCGCGAAACTGTTCCGGCGATggggtggtggcggtgtcGTGGGCGGCAGCGTCAAGGGCGACGGGCGGCCTGGTGATGTTGGAGTTCTCCGGATTTTCGACACGACGGTCAGAGACTGTGAGATGGCGGCGGACTATTTCATTCCCATCCCGTACGAG AGCTCCGAAGGGATCCGCATCGTTTTTGACTCACTCGACAGCGCTGCGGTTTAG
- a CDS encoding Putative oligopeptide transporter, OPT superfamily: protein MPSFFRKRGEPEEITPYPALDDDAEATGIEPLKALARFEKAHKLDPNMPIDELNDVDTALATGNAEKGLEIEQALMEDNSPYPEVRAVVRNYDVDLPANTIRAWVIGMLLCTVGSGVNMLFSLRNPSVTITTYVVQLIAYPIGLGWDLVMPDKEQNVFGIKFNLKPGRFNYKEHVIIVAMSNAAYGGGVLYATDVLLAQQLFYKQHFGWAFQLLFGITTLCTGYGLAGLARRFLVWPSAMIWPSNLVNCALFYTLHDHSGSDPTKTNGWKIGRYRWFLIVGSGAFIWYWFPGWIFQGLSYFTWICWVAPKNEIVNKLFGGLSGYGLMPISFDWTVISGYLTSPLIPPFHAIANVIAGIIIFFIIVSSGIHFSGTWYSDYFPVQSSESFDNTGAVYNVTRILDANLQFNETAYNDYSPLYLPTQFALAYALSFAAVAAVVVHVVLYHGTEIWGQFKLARHQEDDVHMRLMKKYRDAEDWWYLALFVVMVGISFGVVAGWPTGFPAWAYVVCILIPVVWLIPIGIVQAITNIQLGLNVLTEFIIGYMVPGRPLAMMMFKNYGYICMSQALYFAQDLKLGHYMKVPPRTMFASQLVASLWSAVVQIAVMNWALGHIPDVCQPDQPNSYTCPGGRVFFTASIIWGAIGPARIFSGQALYSSLQWFWLVGAITPVITWFLARKWPKSIWRYVNTPLLYGGSGWLPPASVYIYLCWALVGTIFNFFIKRRYTGWWLQYNYITSAALDCGLIVATLIIFFTLYLTSARPPQWWGNVDVFQTMDWKGTAIRTQVAPGDIIGPNRWP, encoded by the exons atgccgtccttctttcgCAAACGTGGCGAGCCCGAGGAGATCACGCCCTAccccgccctcgacgacgatgccgaggccaCGGGCATCGAGCCGCTCAAGGCTCTGGCTCGGTTCGAGAAGGCGCATAAGCTCGATCCCAACATGCCAATTGACGAGCTCAACGATGTCGACACCGCTCTCGCCACCGGTAACGCCGAGAAAGGCCTCGAAATCGAGCAGGCCCTTATGGAAGATAACTCGCCTTATCCAGAG GTCCGCGCTGTAGTACGGAACTACGATGTCGATTTGCCCGCAAACACAATTCGCGCCTGGGTCATCGGTATGCTGCTTTGCACCGTTGGCTCCGGCGTCAACATGCTCTTCTCTCTGCGCAACCCCAGtgtcaccatcaccacctaCGTCGTCCAGCTCATCGCCTACCCCATCGGCCTGGGTTGGGATTTAGTCATGCCGGACAAGGAACAGAATGTCTTCGGCATTAAGTTTAACCTCAAGCCCGGTCGCTTTAACTACAAGGAGCACGTCATCATCGTTGCTATGTCCAAC GCCGCGTACGGAGGTGGCGTCTTGTATGCGACCGACGTTCTCCTTGCCCAGCAGCTCTTCTACAAGCAGCACTTTGGTTGGGCCTTCCAGTTGCTTTTCGGCATCACGACCTTGTGCACGGGGTACGGCCTGGCTGGGTTGGCACGGCGCTTCCTCGTCTGGCCCTCGGCCATGATCTGGCCCTCGAACCTGGTCAACTGCGCCCTGTTCTACACCCTCCACGACCACTCCGGCTCGGACCCGACGAAGACCAACGGCTGGAAGATTGGCCGCTACCGCTGGTTCCTTatcgtcggcagcggcgcctTCATCTGGTACTGGTTCCCCGGTTGGATCTTTCAGGGGCTGTCGTACTTTACGTGGATCTGCTGGGTCGCTCCTAAGAACGAGATCGTCAACAAGCTCTTCGGAGGTCTCTCGGGCTATGGACTCATGCCCATCTCATTCGACTGGACCGTCATCTCGGGCTATCTCACCTCCCCGCTGATCCCGCCTTTCCATGCCATCGCCAACGTGATTGCtggcatcatcatcttcttcatcatcgttTCTTCCGGTATCCACTTCTCTGGCACCTGGTATTCCGACTACTTCCCTGTGCAGAGCTCCGAGTCGTTCGACAATACCGGCGCCGTCTACAACGTCACTCGCATCCTCGATGCTAACCTGCAGTTCAACGAGACCGCTTACAACGATTACTCGCCGCTTTACCTGCCTACGCAGTTTGCTCTCGCCTACGCTCTGTCTTttgccgccgtggccgccgtcgtcgtccacgttGTTTTGTACCATGGCACGGAGATCTGGGGCCAGTTCAAGCTTGCTCGCCACCAGGAGGATGACGTGCATATGCGTTTGATGAAGAAGTAccgcgatgccgaggacTGGTGGTATCTTG CGCTGTTCGTCGTCATGGTCGGCATTTCCTTCGGCGTTGTTGCCGGCTGGCCCACTGGCTTCCCTGCTTGGGCCTACGTCGTCTGCATCCTGATTCCGGTTGTCTGGCTCATCCCCATTGGCATCGTCCAGGCCATAACCAACATCCAACTCGGCCTCAACGTCCTGACTGAGTTTATCATTGGCTACATGGTACCCGGCCGGCCCCTTGCCATGATGATGTTCAAGAACTACGGCTACATTTGCATGTCGCAGGCGCTCTACTTCGCCCAGGATCTCAAGCTCGGTCACTACATGAAGGTGCCGCCGCGTACCATGTTTGCGTCCCAGCTTGTCGCCTCGCTCTGGTCGGCAGTCGTCCAGATCGCCGTCATGAACTGGGCTCTCGGCCACATTCCGGACGTCTGCCAGCCCGACCAACCGAACAGCTACACCTGCCCTGGCGGTCGCGTCTTCTTCACGGCATCCATCATCTGGGGTGCGATCGGTCCCGCCCGCATCTTTTCGGGCCAGGCCCTGTACTCATCCCTCCAATGGTTTTGGCTCGTTGGCGCTATCACTCCGGTCATCACCTGGTTCCTCGCCCGCAAGTGGCCCAAGAGCATCTGGCGCTATGTCAACACGCCGCTCCTCTACGGCGGCTCCGGCTGGTTGCCTCCTGCCAGTGTCTACATCTACCTTTGCTGGGCACTCGTTGGCACCATCTTCAATTTCTTCATCAAGCGCCGTTACACTGGCTGGTGGTTGCAGTACAACTACATCACTTCGGCAGCCCTCGATTGCGGACTTATCGTGGCCACGCTGATCATCTTCTTCACGCTGTACCTCACGTCGGCCAGGCCACCTCAGTGGTGGGGCAATGTCGACGTTTTCCAGACGATGGACTGGAAGGGCACAGCCATCAGAACGCAAGTGGCACCCGGCGACATCATTGGGCCCAACCGCTGGCCTTAA
- a CDS encoding Putative pyridoxal phosphate-dependent decarboxylase, pyridoxal phosphate-dependent transferase: MPLASHVNPEDIVQRLQATHITPAGHANILSHATSAHIQPYDSRYTSQTNIPKYKIPDEGAPGDTVFQMIRDELDLDGKPNLNLASFVGTWMEPNATQLMQENLSKNLSDADEYPAMMDMHQRCISIISHLWGVQPGEKAIGSATTGSSEAIHLGGLAMKRRWQIKRKEQGKDASKPNILMGSNAQVALEKFARYFDVEARILPVSKKSHYRLDPALVRENVDENTIGVFVILGSTYTGHYEPVEEISQILDKYQDETGIDIPIHVDAASGGFIAPFTHAGVGGSKWNFELPRVKSINVSGHKYGLVYAGLGWIIWRDQSFLPEDLIFELHYLGGTEKSFTLNFSRPGAQVIVQYYNLIHLGFDGYRSIMENCLSNARLLAQSLEATGWYTVVSDIHRRAPHKAASGTAKSIVGQAASTVGGEDAVPGETSADYVAGLPVVSFRLTDEFKKKYEHIKQETISLMLRARGWIIPNYPLPPNEEKIEILRVVIRETMTFDLLERLLTDIAEVTEALIENDEIDLQVLKKHHSRKRVHVKDDETKNKKKDGAKGAVTESGNEVKSMKDGIHRAVC, from the exons ATGCCTCTTGCAAGTCAC GTCAACCCTGAGGATATCGTCCAACGATTGCAGGCAACCCACATCACGCCCGCCGGACACGCCAACATTCTTAGCCATGCCACCTCTGCACACATCCAGCCCTATGATAGTCGCTACACCAGCCAAACAAACATCCCCAAGTACAAAATCCCCGATGAAGGTGCCCCGGGAGATACCGTTTTCCAAATGATCAGGGATGAACTGGATCTCGATGGAAAGCCCAACCTCAACCTGGCGAG CTTCGTCGGTACTTGGATGGAACCTAATGCCACCCAGCTCATGCAAGAGAACCTGTCCAAAAACCTGTCTGATGCAGACGAGTACCCCGCCATGATGGACATGCACCAGCGCTGCATTAGCATCATCTCGCACCTCTGGGGCGTCCAGCCTGGCGAGAAGGCTATTGGTTCTGCGACCACCGGCTCGTCAGAGGCCAtccacctcggcggcctcgccatgAAGCGGAGATGGCAGATCAAGCGCAAGGAGCAGGGCAAGGACGCCTCAAAACCCAACATCCTCATGGGCTCCAACGCCCAAGTTGCTCTCGAGAAATTCGCGCGCTACTttgacgtcgaggcccgCATCCTGCCGGTCAGCAAGAAGAGCCACTACCGCCTGGATCCGGCCCTTGTGAGGGAGAACGTGGACGAAAACAccatcggcgtcttcgtcatccttGGCAGCACGTACACGGGCCACTATGAGCCGGTCGAGGAGATTTCCCAGATCCTTGACAAGTACCAGGACGAGACCGGCATCGATATCCCTATCCACGTCGACGCTGCGTCTGGTGGTTTCATTGCCCCTTTCACCCACGCAGGTGTCGGCGGGTCCAAATG GAACTTCGAACTCCCTCGTGTCAAGTCAATCAACGTCTCCGGGCACAAGTATGGCCTCGTCTACGCCGGCCTGGGCTGGATCATCTGGCGCGACCAGTCCTTCCTGCCAGAGGACCTCATTTTCGAGCTGCACTACCTCGGCGGCACCGAAAAGTCCTTTACCCTGAATTTCTCTCGCCCTGGCGCTCAGGTCATCGTCCAGTACTACAACCTCATCCACCTGGGCTTCGACGGTTACCGCTCCATCATGGAAAACTGTCTCTCCAACGCTCGCCTTCTTGCCCAGAGCCTAGAGGCCACAGGATGGTACACCGTCGTGTCCGACATCCACCGTCGTGCCCCCCACAAGGCAGCCAGCGGCACCGCGAAGTCGATTGTCGGCCAGGCCGCCAGCACTGTCGGAGGCGAAGATGCGGTGCCAGGGGAGACGTCTGCCGATTATGTAGCCGGCCTTCCTGTCGTCTCTTTCCGCCTGACGGACGAGTTCAAGAAGAAGTACGAGCACATTAAGCAGGAGACCATCTCCCTCATGCTCCGCGCCCGCGGCTGGATCATCCCCAACTACCCGCTCCCGCCCAACGAGGAGAAGATTGAGATCCTTCGGGTCGTCATCCGCGAGACCATGACCTTTGACCTGCTCGAGCGTCTGCTCACGgacatcgccgaggtcaCCGAGGCGCTCATCGAAAACGATGAAATTGATCTGCAGGTGTTGAAGAAGCACCACAGCCGCAAACGGGTACACGTCAAGGACGATGAGacgaagaacaagaagaaggacggcgcGAAGGGCGCGGTTACGGAGTCCGGAAACGAGGTCAAGTCGATGAAGGACGGTATTCATCGTGCCGTGTGTTGA
- a CDS encoding Putative ribonuclease P subunit, Rpr2/Snm1/Rpp21, giving the protein MAKPKSESLPNRHAYTRVSYLHQAASYLATVQPRPGTDSTSNSSQPHDAPRVTSLRKHSTMRTTETVARRFVSDIRAVSLKAQIRPSPLLKQMMCKYCDSLLVEGKTCSTRVENMSKGGKKPWADVMVTKCQTCGNVKRFPVSAPRQKRRPFREPKVVGEQEATPAVSDMSTGND; this is encoded by the coding sequence ATGGCAAAGCCTAAAAGTGAGAGTCTGCCAAACCGGCACGCGTACACTCGCGTCTCCTACCTGCACCAGGCCGCCTCGTACCTGGCGACTGTGCAGCCGCGGCCTGGCACTGACTCAACCTCCAACTCATCGCAGCCTCACGATGCTCCTCGTGTCACCAGTCTCAGGAAGCACTCGACGATGAGAACAACCGAGACAGTTGCCCGGCGTTTCGTTTCCGACATCCGGGCCGTCTCCCTCAAGGCCCAGATCCGCCCGAGCCCGTTGCTCAAGCAGATGATGTGCAAATACTGTGACTCTCTGCTCGTGGAGGGGAAGACGTGCTCCACGAGGGTTGAGAACATgagcaagggcggcaagaAGCCCTGGGCCGATGTCATGGTCACCAAGTGCCAGACTTGCGGCAATGTCAAGCGGTTTCCGGTCAGCGCGCCCAGGCAAAAGCGGCGGCCGTTTCGAGAGCCAAAGGTCGTAGGAGAGCAAGAAGCGACGCCTGCAGTTTCTGACATGTCGACTGGGAATGATTGA
- a CDS encoding Putative helicase, P-loop containing nucleoside triphosphate hydrolase has protein sequence MSAEEDLIDYSDEELQTNETAAASNGKKADAAAGNNVDKKGSYVGIHSTGFRDFLLKPELLRAIGDCGFEHPSEVQQTCIPQALLGGDIICQAKSGLGKTAVFVLTTLQQVEPVQGEVSVLVMCHTRELAFQIRNEYNRFSKYMPDIKTGVFYGGTPIQKDVETIKNKETCPHIIVGTPGRLNALVRDKVLRLGSVRIFVLDECDKMLDQIDMRRDVQEIFRATPTQKQVMMFSATLSDEIKPICRKFMQNPTEHYVDEDTKLTLHGLQQYYIKLEEREKNRKLNELLDDLQFNQVIIFVKSTLRATELDKLLRECNFPSIAVHSGVSQEERIRRYKEFKEFNKRICVATDVFGRGIDIERINLAINYDLPADADSYLHRVGRAGRFGTKGLAISFVSTDQDQEVLKAIEKRFEVALPEFPKEGIDASTYMAS, from the exons ATGTCTGCTGAGGAGGATCTCATCGACTactccgacgaggagcttcAGACCAacgagacggccgccgcctccaacggAAAGAAggctgacgccgccgctggcaaCAATGTCGACAAGAAGGGCAGCTATGTCGGCATCCACTCGACCGGTTTCCGCGACTTCCTCTTGAAGCCCGAGCTTCTCCGCGCTATTGGCGATTGCGGTTTCGAGCATCCTTCGGAGG TCCAACAAACCTGCATTCCCCAGGCTCTCCTCGGTGGAGATATTATCTGTCAGGCCAAGTCTGGTCTCGGAAAGACGGCCGTCTTTGTCTTGACGACCCTCCAGCAAGTTGAGCCTGTCCAGGGCGAGGTCTCCGTGTTGGTTATGTGCCACACTCGTGAGCTCGCTTTCCAGATTCGCAACGAGTACAACCGCTTCAGCAAGTACATGCCCGACATCAAGACCGGCGTGTTCTACGGTGGCACTCCCATTCAGAAGGACGTTGAGACGATCAAGAACAAGGAGACCTGCCCTCACATCATCGTGGGCACCCCTGGCCGACTTAACGCGTTGGTTCGCGACAAGGTTCTCCGCCTCGGCAGCGTCCGCATCTTCGTTCTTGACGAGTGCGACAAGATGCTCGACCAGATCG ACATGCGCCGTGACGTCCAGGAGATCTTCCGCGCCACCCCCACCCAGAAGCAGGTCATGATGTTCTCGGCCACTCTGTCTGACGAGATCAAGCCTATCTGCCGAAAGTTCATGCAGAACCCTACTGAGCACTACGTTGACGAGGACACCAAGCTCACCCTGCATGGTCTGCAGCAATACTACatcaagctcgaggagcgCGAGAAGAACCGCAAGCTCAACGAGCTTCTGGACGACCTCCAGTTCAACCAAGTCATCATCTTTGTCAAGAGCACGCTGCGCGCGACCGAGCTGGACAAGTTGCTGAGAGAGTGCAACttcccctccatcgccgTCCACTCCGGCGTCAGCCAGGAGGAGCGTATCCGCCGTTACAAGGAGTTCAAGGAGTTCAACAAGCGCATCTGCGTTGCCACCGACGTCTTTGGCAGAGGTATCGACATTGAGCGCATCAACTTGGCCATCAACTACGATCTgcccgccgatgccgactCCTACCTGCACAGAGTCGGTCGTGCTGGCCGTTTCGGTACCAAGGGTCTTGCCATCTCCTTTGTGAGCACCGACCAGGACCAGGAGGTtctcaaggccatcgagaagcGCTTTGAGGTTGCTCTTCC TGAGTTCCCCAAGGAGGGTATCGACGCCAGCACCTACATGGCCTCTTAA